The Bacteroides ovatus genomic interval TTGTAGCGACTATCGCTTTTGGTATGGGAATTGACAAACCGGATGTGAGGTTCGTGATTCACTACGATATTCCAAAGAGTCTGGAAGGGTATTACCAGGAGACCGGGCGCGCCGGTAGAGATGGCGGTGAAGGTCAGTGCATAACCTTTTATACAAACAAAGACTTGCAGAAACTGGAAAAGTTCATGCAAGGAAAACCTGTGGCAGAGCAGGAAATTGGCAAGCAGCTTCTGTTGGAAACCGCTGCTTATGCCGAATCTTCCGTATGCCGACGCAAGACGTTGCTGCATTATTTCGGTGAAGAATATACGGAAGAAAATTGTGGAAATTGTGACAACTGTTTAAACCCTAAAAAACAAGTGGAGGCTCAAGAGTTATTGTGTGCCGTGATTGAAGCGATTATCGCGGTGAAAGAAAATTTTAAGGCAGATTATATTATAGACATACTACAAGGTAAAGAAACTTCCGAAGTACAGGCGCATTTGCATGAAGACCTCGAAGTCTTCGGCTCCGGTATGGGTGAAGAGGATAAGACATGGAATGCAGTGATTCGTCAGGCGCTGATTGCAGGTTACTTGAGCAAAGATGTGGAGCATTACGGACTCCTGAAAGTGACGGAGGAAGGACACAAGTTCCTGAAGAGACCGAAGTCATTCAAGATTACCGAGGACAACGATTTCGAAGAGACGGAAGAAGAAGTTCCGGCACGCGGCGGTGGCTCCTGTGCAGTAGACCCGGCTCTTTATTCCATGTTGAAGGACTTGCGGAAGAAACTCTCGAAGAAACTGGAAGTACCGCCTTATGTGATCTTCCAGGACCCGTCTTTGGAAGCAATGGCTACCATTTATCCGGTGACATTGGACGAGTTGCAGAATATACCGGGCGTAGGAGCTGGAAAAGCAAAACGTTACGGTGAAGAGTTCTGTAAATTAATCAAACGCCACTGTGAAGAGAATGAAATAGAACGTCCTGAAGACTTGCGGGTACGTACGGTTGCCAATAAATCAAAGATGAAGGTAGCTATCATTCAGGCAATTGACCGTAAAGTGGCGTTAGATGATATCGCTCTTTCCAAAGGGATTGAATTTGGTGAACTGCTGGACGAGGTAGAAGCGATCGTTTATTCAGGAACCAAACTGAATATAGATTACTTCCTGGAAGAAATCATGGATGAAGATCATTTGCTTGATATCTACGATTATTTCAAGGAATCTACCACTGATAAGATTGATGATGCGCTTGACGAATTAGGCGATGACTTCACGGAAGAGGAAGTTCGTTTGGTACGTATTAAGTTCATCTCTGAAATGGCTAATTAAAAAAGCGAAAAAAATAGGCGTGCAGGTATGCGGTTTTGAATAAAAACCGTATATTTGCACGCAATAATTTTTAAACGCATAGCCCTATGTCATTTATTGCTGATAAGATTGTAATGGATGGGTTGACTTACGACGACGTATTGTTGATCCCCGCTTATTCTGAAGTTTTACCGCGCACTGTCGATCTCTCGACTAAGTTTTCAAAAAACATTGAG includes:
- the recQ gene encoding DNA helicase RecQ, translating into MAGKINLTDELKKYFGFNKFKGNQEAIINNLLDGKDTFVLMPTGGGKSLCYQLPSVLMEGTAIVISPLIALMKNQVDAMRNFSEEDGVAHFINSSLNKGAIDQVRSDILAGKTKLLYVAPESLTKEENVEFLRSVKISFYAVDEAHCISEWGHDFRPEYRRIRPIINEIGKAPLIALTATATPKVQHDIQKNLGMVDAQVFKSSFNRPNLYYEVRAKTANIDRDIIKFIKNNPEKSGIIYCLSRKKVEELAEILQANGINARPYHAGMDSLTRTKNQDDFLMEKVDVIVATIAFGMGIDKPDVRFVIHYDIPKSLEGYYQETGRAGRDGGEGQCITFYTNKDLQKLEKFMQGKPVAEQEIGKQLLLETAAYAESSVCRRKTLLHYFGEEYTEENCGNCDNCLNPKKQVEAQELLCAVIEAIIAVKENFKADYIIDILQGKETSEVQAHLHEDLEVFGSGMGEEDKTWNAVIRQALIAGYLSKDVEHYGLLKVTEEGHKFLKRPKSFKITEDNDFEETEEEVPARGGGSCAVDPALYSMLKDLRKKLSKKLEVPPYVIFQDPSLEAMATIYPVTLDELQNIPGVGAGKAKRYGEEFCKLIKRHCEENEIERPEDLRVRTVANKSKMKVAIIQAIDRKVALDDIALSKGIEFGELLDEVEAIVYSGTKLNIDYFLEEIMDEDHLLDIYDYFKESTTDKIDDALDELGDDFTEEEVRLVRIKFISEMAN